The following coding sequences lie in one Paracidovorax avenae genomic window:
- a CDS encoding Fe-S oxidoreductase has translation MPPSSIDPPLPPQGALARLFAEAALQRQGMLLGTDRGSDTAPSAPALPHAPGTAAPSQPPPSTERVSVSPEARARADAALGPGPAAAPRPGAGVPGTTGQGAPGAGRPPAGLPGLAVPAPAAGAAPVDGPGEAWPAGGVDGPMRSLLGMLVHRLAEAGGPALRVVAAQPWTADMARALRAAVSAQGGPAALQTWRVGQGRVQAEDGERGFAFTLQVPSAWAERGAAAGASAGMAASAGAQALAVPFPGRQARLDPGVFALVLQPARDDAGAPGRTSALLSLEFQPPPQQGLYGREWMQPALRPDPWLQMAALQASGWRREDEEAEAAARRGAVPPCDQPGCPYEGRSPCEQPFCLALRVEPPRRPA, from the coding sequence ATGCCCCCTTCATCCATCGATCCGCCGCTCCCGCCGCAGGGCGCCCTGGCGCGCCTGTTCGCGGAGGCCGCGCTGCAGCGGCAGGGCATGCTGCTCGGCACCGACCGTGGCAGCGATACCGCCCCCTCGGCCCCGGCCCTGCCGCATGCGCCCGGAACTGCCGCACCGTCCCAGCCCCCGCCGTCCACCGAACGCGTGAGTGTGTCGCCCGAGGCCCGCGCACGCGCGGATGCTGCGCTGGGACCGGGCCCGGCCGCGGCCCCACGCCCCGGCGCTGGAGTGCCCGGCACCACGGGACAGGGTGCGCCGGGGGCGGGCCGGCCTCCAGCCGGGCTGCCTGGCCTGGCCGTACCTGCGCCGGCCGCGGGTGCGGCCCCGGTGGATGGCCCGGGCGAGGCCTGGCCCGCCGGCGGGGTCGACGGCCCCATGCGTTCCCTGCTCGGCATGCTGGTGCACCGCCTCGCGGAAGCCGGTGGCCCGGCCCTGCGCGTGGTGGCGGCCCAGCCCTGGACGGCGGACATGGCGCGGGCCTTGCGGGCTGCCGTTTCGGCCCAGGGCGGCCCGGCCGCCCTGCAGACCTGGCGCGTGGGGCAGGGCCGCGTGCAGGCGGAAGACGGCGAGCGGGGATTCGCCTTCACGCTCCAGGTGCCGTCGGCCTGGGCGGAGCGCGGCGCGGCCGCCGGGGCGTCCGCGGGCATGGCGGCATCCGCGGGCGCACAGGCCCTGGCCGTACCGTTCCCCGGGCGGCAGGCACGGCTGGACCCGGGCGTGTTCGCGCTGGTGCTGCAGCCGGCCCGGGACGACGCAGGCGCGCCGGGCAGGACGAGCGCGCTCCTGTCCCTGGAGTTCCAGCCGCCGCCCCAGCAGGGCCTGTACGGGCGCGAGTGGATGCAGCCCGCCCTGCGCCCCGATCCCTGGCTGCAGATGGCAGCGCTGCAGGCCAGCGGCTGGCGCCGCGAGGACGAGGAGGCCGAGGCCGCCGCGCGCCGGGGCGCGGTGCCGCCCTGCGACCAGCCGGGCTGCCCCTACGAGGGCCGGTCGCCCTGCGAGCAGCCCTTTTGCCTGGCGCTGCGGGTGGAGCCGCCCCGCCGCCCGGCCTGA
- a CDS encoding Glu/Leu/Phe/Val dehydrogenase, producing MSNTAGTLVQHPVPSYLQADHLGPWGNYLQQVDRVTPYLGNLARWVETLKRPKRILVVDVPIELDNGTIAHYEGYRVQHNLSRGPGKGGVRFHQDVTLSEVMALSAWMSVKNAAVNVPYGGAKGGIRVDPKKLSRGELERLTRRYTSEIGLLIGPSKDIPAPDVNTNGQVMAWMMDTYSMNVGATATGVVTGKPVDLGGSLGRVEATGRGVYTVGVEAAKLTGLPIEGARVAVQGFGNVGGIAGKLFAEAGAKVVAVQDHTGTILNKNGLDVPALLAHVKQTGGVGGFAGAEAMAKEDFWGVDCEILIPAALENQITKDNAGQIKAKLVIEGANGPTTTEADDILADKGVLVLPDVIANAGGVTVSYFEWVQDFSSFFWSEDEINARLVRIMQEAFAGIWHVAQEHKVTLRTATFIVACQRILHAREMRGLYP from the coding sequence ATGTCGAACACCGCCGGCACCCTCGTCCAACATCCCGTGCCTTCCTACCTCCAGGCCGACCACCTCGGCCCCTGGGGCAACTACCTGCAGCAGGTGGACCGCGTCACGCCGTACCTCGGCAACCTGGCGCGCTGGGTGGAAACCCTGAAGCGTCCCAAGCGCATCCTGGTCGTGGACGTGCCCATCGAACTGGACAACGGCACCATCGCCCACTACGAGGGTTACCGCGTGCAGCACAACCTGAGCCGCGGCCCCGGCAAGGGCGGCGTGCGCTTCCACCAGGACGTGACGCTCTCCGAAGTGATGGCCCTGTCGGCCTGGATGTCGGTGAAGAACGCCGCGGTGAACGTGCCCTACGGCGGTGCCAAGGGCGGCATCCGCGTCGATCCCAAGAAGCTCTCGCGCGGTGAACTGGAACGCCTGACGCGCCGCTACACCAGCGAGATCGGCCTGCTCATCGGCCCCTCCAAGGACATCCCCGCCCCTGACGTGAACACCAACGGCCAGGTCATGGCCTGGATGATGGACACGTACTCGATGAACGTGGGCGCCACCGCCACCGGCGTGGTCACCGGCAAGCCCGTGGACCTGGGCGGCTCGCTGGGCCGCGTGGAAGCCACCGGTCGCGGCGTGTACACCGTGGGCGTGGAAGCTGCCAAGCTCACCGGCCTGCCCATCGAGGGCGCACGCGTGGCCGTGCAGGGCTTCGGCAACGTGGGCGGCATCGCCGGCAAGCTCTTCGCCGAAGCGGGCGCCAAGGTCGTGGCCGTGCAGGACCACACGGGCACCATCCTGAACAAGAACGGCCTGGACGTGCCCGCCCTGCTGGCGCACGTCAAGCAGACCGGCGGCGTGGGCGGCTTCGCCGGCGCCGAAGCGATGGCGAAGGAAGACTTCTGGGGCGTGGACTGCGAGATCCTCATCCCCGCCGCGCTGGAAAACCAGATCACCAAGGACAACGCCGGCCAGATCAAGGCCAAGCTGGTGATCGAGGGTGCCAACGGCCCCACCACCACCGAGGCCGACGACATCCTGGCCGACAAGGGCGTGCTGGTGCTGCCCGACGTGATCGCCAACGCCGGCGGCGTGACGGTGAGCTACTTCGAGTGGGTGCAGGACTTCTCCAGCTTCTTCTGGAGCGAGGACGAGATCAACGCCCGCCTGGTGCGCATCATGCAGGAAGCCTTCGCCGGCATCTGGCATGTGGCGCAGGAGCACAAGGTGACGCTGCGCACCGCCACCTTCATCGTGGCCTGCCAGCGCATCCTGCACGCCCGCGAAATGCGCGGCCTGTACCCCTGA